One part of the Longimicrobiales bacterium genome encodes these proteins:
- the wecB gene encoding UDP-N-acetylglucosamine 2-epimerase (non-hydrolyzing), protein MSRKQRKPRVLVVAGTRPEAIKLAPVMEALVARDEVETRLALTGQHTDLVDQVLEVFGLEPSWDLGIMREGQSLYDVAAGCLTELRAVYAEYEPNLVLVQGDTASVFFGSLTGFFEKTRVGHVEAGLRSHDKWRPYPEEVLRRLTSVVADMHFAPTPLARENLLAEGVPDDIVYVTGNTVVDALGRIAARERPVRDPVLRNVLADRRRLVLLTAHRRESFGAPLREAFDAVRDVADAHEDIVVVYPVHPNPQVKATAEATLAGHPRVRLVPPLDYFDLIQALRASTLVITDSGGIQEEAPSFETPVLVLREVTERPEGVNAGVAELVGTDGDAIRTRAAALLADPGVAERLRTVGNPYGDGRAGQRIADIVVHRLTGAERRTSDWNPAA, encoded by the coding sequence GTGAGCAGAAAGCAGCGGAAGCCGCGTGTGCTCGTGGTCGCCGGGACGCGTCCCGAGGCGATCAAGCTTGCGCCCGTGATGGAGGCGCTCGTCGCACGCGACGAGGTGGAGACGCGTCTCGCGCTCACGGGCCAGCACACGGACCTCGTCGACCAGGTGCTGGAGGTCTTCGGTCTCGAGCCGAGCTGGGACCTCGGCATCATGCGCGAGGGGCAGTCGCTCTACGACGTCGCCGCAGGCTGTCTCACCGAGCTGCGCGCCGTGTATGCGGAGTACGAGCCGAACCTGGTGCTCGTCCAGGGCGACACGGCGAGCGTGTTCTTCGGCTCGCTCACCGGCTTCTTCGAGAAGACCCGGGTCGGTCATGTCGAAGCGGGACTGCGCAGCCATGACAAGTGGCGGCCGTACCCCGAGGAGGTGCTGCGTCGGCTGACCAGTGTCGTCGCCGACATGCACTTCGCGCCGACGCCACTCGCCCGCGAGAACCTGCTCGCGGAGGGCGTTCCCGACGACATCGTGTACGTCACCGGCAACACCGTTGTCGACGCACTCGGCCGCATTGCCGCGCGCGAGCGGCCGGTGCGCGATCCTGTGCTGCGCAACGTGCTCGCGGACCGCCGGCGGCTGGTGCTGCTGACCGCGCACCGGCGCGAGTCCTTCGGAGCACCACTGCGCGAGGCGTTCGACGCCGTGCGCGACGTGGCGGACGCGCACGAGGACATCGTCGTCGTGTACCCGGTGCACCCGAACCCGCAGGTGAAAGCGACCGCCGAGGCGACGCTCGCAGGTCACCCGCGTGTCCGGCTCGTACCGCCGCTCGACTACTTCGACCTGATCCAGGCACTGCGCGCGTCCACGCTCGTGATCACCGATTCGGGCGGAATCCAGGAGGAAGCGCCCAGCTTCGAGACGCCCGTGCTGGTGCTGCGTGAGGTCACGGAGCGGCCCGAGGGCGTGAACGCGGGCGTGGCGGAGCTGGTCGGCACCGACGGTGACGCCATCCGCACCCGTGCCGCCGCGCTCCTCGCCGACCCGGGCGTCGCCGAGCGGCTGCGGACGGTGGGGAACCCGTACGGCGACGGACGGGCTGGCCAGCGCATCGCCGACATCGTCGTGCACCGGCTGACCGGCGCGGAGCGACGCACCAGCGACTGGAACCCGGCCGCATGA
- a CDS encoding glycosyltransferase family 4 protein translates to MKVLQQCIYFPPEVGGLESHAWYLCRELVRMGDDVTMVTSLSQPGLKRDEVREGVRVVRRWMPGRTPAGWIAHTSATFPAYLRLARHADVLHAQTFASAPPGMLAKRLYGHPLVLTLHTSHFLRLAGQPRWQPVLRGIIRAADWLLAASTEIRDVALGLYEHPRAEALTNGVDTTMFAPGPAAPVPAGRRRLIVPRRLFEKNGVEYFIRALPLVRERLDVEAVLVGDGPERAKLEALTQSLGVREVVTFLGARPNTELPGLLASAEVAVFPSLMEATSVAALEAMSCGVPVAASRVGGLPEIVDESVGTLFEPANPQDLAARLVALLQSGELEERGRRARERVVANWSVRRLAERHREIYQTLLDERRT, encoded by the coding sequence ATGAAGGTCCTGCAGCAGTGCATCTACTTTCCACCCGAGGTCGGAGGGCTGGAAAGTCACGCCTGGTATCTCTGTCGCGAGCTGGTGCGCATGGGCGACGATGTCACCATGGTGACGTCGCTGTCGCAGCCGGGGCTGAAGAGGGACGAGGTGAGGGAGGGCGTGCGCGTGGTGCGGCGCTGGATGCCCGGGCGCACGCCGGCCGGGTGGATCGCCCACACGAGCGCGACGTTTCCCGCCTACCTGCGCCTGGCACGCCACGCGGACGTCCTGCACGCGCAGACCTTCGCGTCCGCGCCGCCGGGCATGCTCGCGAAGCGGCTCTATGGTCACCCCCTCGTGCTCACGCTCCATACGTCGCATTTTCTCCGGCTGGCGGGACAGCCGCGCTGGCAGCCCGTGCTCCGCGGGATCATCCGCGCCGCGGACTGGCTGCTCGCCGCGAGTACGGAGATCCGCGACGTCGCACTCGGGCTGTACGAGCATCCGCGCGCGGAGGCGCTCACGAACGGCGTCGACACCACGATGTTCGCGCCCGGTCCTGCAGCGCCTGTGCCGGCCGGGCGACGACGCCTGATCGTGCCGCGCCGGCTGTTCGAGAAGAATGGCGTCGAATACTTCATCCGTGCGCTGCCGCTCGTGCGCGAGCGGCTGGACGTGGAGGCGGTGCTCGTGGGCGACGGGCCGGAACGAGCGAAGCTGGAGGCGCTCACGCAGTCGCTCGGCGTCAGGGAAGTCGTCACGTTCCTCGGTGCGCGCCCGAACACGGAGCTGCCCGGGCTGCTCGCGTCAGCGGAGGTGGCGGTGTTCCCGTCGCTCATGGAGGCGACCAGCGTGGCGGCGCTCGAGGCGATGAGCTGCGGTGTGCCGGTCGCCGCGTCACGCGTGGGCGGGCTTCCGGAGATCGTGGACGAGAGCGTCGGGACGCTGTTCGAGCCGGCCAACCCGCAGGACCTGGCGGCGCGGCTCGTCGCATTGCTGCAGAGCGGGGAGCTGGAGGAGCGTGGCCGGCGCGCGCGTGAGCGCGTGGTCGCGAACTGGAGCGTGCGGCGGCTGGCGGAGCGACATCGCGAGATCTATCAGACCCTGCTGGACGAGAGACGGACGTGA
- a CDS encoding YfhO family protein has protein sequence MNATKARTAKRATAPASAVERVPAWAPPVLYALATLLLFREAVFTGAGILGIDTMALSYFARDFYTDVVRSGTFPLWNPLILGGLPFVEGMHGDIFYPFSLAFFFLDPLHFWTVKMAGHVFLAGVFTYLWLRRGLDVRRGPAMFGGLVFMMGADLVSLVYPGGDGKLFVSALAPLVFLLAERCMRHRRVSDFAFFALGIALVMFTSHMQLAYFTVWGVSLYMVFRAVQIGRVEGAGKGAALFGAFALVGVLGVAAAAVQFLPPLQYLQEWSQRADRTASETGDAYEYATSFSLHPEEIMSLVVPEFVGDNAQTETRSGNTYWGRNPMKLNHEYAGFIPLLLAPILFLRRRDARAWFFAGLALLSLVYALGANTPLFRLFYLLPGVSLFRAPSLIIFLYGLSVATLGALALQRMLDWAHGSVDEQRAVTKYLLIATAAFGLLALVEFAGGVTSLWRALLYSDLAPPRLQALAANADNIQLGFWLTFLFAAIVTGLWYGLSRKLYGPVLALWLLVGVAALDEYRVGRPFIRATVLLNRFAMDPVMLQPDESIRFLQQRQAAGEVFRVHDLGYALGQATYGSNILAIHGIEQVGGHHGNEMRYYDRLIGRQDQVPNAVRILQTPEGAQVEDFSLLQRTNAEYVVTPGRIQHPMLEEVFVGSRSAVYRLQGVLPRAFLVGNAEVVSDDVALERMLDPAFDVTGTALLATPLASAQSGAGAVQGSVEIAGRGLDEMTLRVQTDAPAVLVVLDNYFPAWHAWVDGEEVQVVRANLAFRALPVPAGEHTVTMRYVPESLHAGVMTSVGLILLLTVVGVGGLVLARRRDGRAAHSVADAATAAD, from the coding sequence GTGAACGCAACGAAGGCCCGTACGGCGAAAAGAGCGACGGCGCCCGCATCCGCAGTGGAGCGCGTGCCGGCATGGGCGCCGCCCGTGCTCTACGCGCTCGCTACGCTGCTGCTGTTCCGCGAGGCCGTCTTCACGGGTGCCGGGATCCTCGGCATCGACACGATGGCGTTGAGCTACTTCGCACGCGACTTCTACACGGACGTCGTGAGGAGCGGCACGTTCCCGCTGTGGAATCCGCTGATCCTGGGCGGGCTGCCCTTCGTCGAGGGGATGCACGGCGACATCTTCTACCCGTTCTCGCTCGCGTTCTTCTTTCTCGACCCGCTGCACTTCTGGACCGTGAAGATGGCCGGCCACGTATTCCTGGCCGGTGTGTTCACGTACCTGTGGCTGCGCCGCGGGCTGGACGTGCGGCGCGGGCCCGCCATGTTCGGCGGCCTGGTCTTCATGATGGGCGCGGACCTGGTCAGCCTCGTCTACCCGGGCGGCGACGGGAAGCTGTTCGTATCTGCGCTCGCACCCCTCGTCTTCCTGCTGGCCGAGCGGTGCATGCGACACCGCCGCGTGAGTGACTTCGCGTTCTTCGCGCTCGGCATCGCGCTCGTGATGTTCACGTCGCACATGCAGCTCGCCTACTTCACCGTCTGGGGCGTGTCGTTGTACATGGTGTTCCGGGCGGTGCAGATCGGCCGGGTGGAGGGTGCAGGGAAGGGCGCCGCGCTGTTCGGCGCCTTCGCGCTGGTCGGCGTGCTGGGCGTCGCCGCCGCGGCCGTGCAGTTCCTGCCGCCGCTCCAGTACCTGCAGGAGTGGTCGCAGCGCGCGGACCGGACAGCGTCCGAGACCGGCGACGCGTATGAGTACGCGACCTCCTTCTCGCTGCACCCCGAGGAGATCATGTCCCTCGTGGTGCCGGAGTTCGTCGGCGACAACGCGCAGACGGAGACGCGCAGCGGCAACACGTACTGGGGCCGCAACCCGATGAAGCTGAACCACGAGTACGCCGGCTTCATCCCGCTGCTGCTCGCGCCCATCCTGTTCCTGCGCAGGCGTGACGCGCGCGCATGGTTCTTCGCCGGCCTGGCACTGCTTTCCCTGGTGTATGCGCTCGGCGCCAATACGCCGTTGTTCCGGCTGTTCTACCTGCTGCCGGGCGTGTCGCTCTTCCGCGCACCGTCGCTGATCATCTTCCTGTACGGCCTGAGCGTCGCAACACTCGGCGCGCTCGCGTTGCAGCGCATGCTCGACTGGGCACACGGTTCGGTCGACGAACAGCGGGCGGTGACGAAGTACCTGCTGATCGCGACGGCCGCCTTCGGGTTGCTTGCACTGGTCGAGTTCGCCGGCGGGGTCACGTCGCTCTGGCGTGCACTACTCTACAGCGACCTCGCACCGCCACGGCTGCAGGCGCTCGCTGCCAACGCCGACAACATCCAGCTCGGCTTCTGGCTGACGTTCCTGTTCGCCGCCATCGTAACCGGGCTCTGGTACGGCCTGTCCCGCAAGCTGTACGGCCCCGTGCTCGCGCTCTGGCTGCTGGTCGGTGTCGCCGCACTCGACGAGTACCGTGTCGGCCGGCCCTTCATCCGCGCCACGGTGCTGCTGAACCGCTTCGCGATGGATCCCGTCATGCTGCAACCGGACGAGTCGATCCGCTTCCTGCAGCAGCGCCAGGCCGCCGGTGAGGTCTTCCGCGTGCACGACCTCGGCTACGCCCTCGGCCAGGCGACATACGGCAGCAACATCCTCGCGATCCACGGCATCGAACAGGTCGGCGGGCATCACGGCAACGAGATGCGCTACTACGACCGGTTGATCGGCAGGCAGGACCAGGTGCCCAACGCCGTCCGCATCCTGCAGACGCCAGAGGGAGCCCAGGTCGAGGACTTCAGCCTGCTGCAACGCACCAATGCGGAGTACGTGGTCACGCCCGGACGCATCCAGCACCCGATGCTCGAGGAGGTGTTCGTCGGTTCGCGCAGCGCCGTGTACCGGTTGCAGGGTGTGCTGCCGCGCGCGTTCCTGGTGGGCAATGCCGAGGTCGTCTCCGATGATGTCGCGCTGGAGCGAATGCTCGACCCGGCGTTCGACGTCACCGGCACCGCGCTGCTTGCCACGCCGCTCGCGTCGGCGCAGTCGGGCGCCGGGGCGGTGCAGGGCAGCGTGGAGATCGCCGGGCGCGGACTGGACGAGATGACCCTGCGCGTGCAGACCGACGCGCCCGCCGTGCTGGTCGTGCTCGACAACTACTTTCCGGCATGGCATGCATGGGTCGACGGGGAGGAGGTTCAGGTGGTGCGAGCGAACCTGGCGTTCCGCGCACTGCCGGTCCCTGCAGGCGAGCACACCGTCACCATGCGCTACGTGCCGGAGTCGCTGCACGCCGGTGTAATGACCTCGGTCGGGTTGATCCTGCTGCTCACCGTCGTCGGTGTGGGTGGACTGGTGCTGGCCCGACGCCGCGACGGACGCGCTGCCCACAGCGTCGCTGATGCCGCGACTGCCGCGGACTGA
- a CDS encoding class I SAM-dependent methyltransferase — MSGRTAYDVAGHYDAGYYQDLAARYRTRNRFARQRIANVLSLLPPLDGRVLVDIGCGMGTFTVEAARRGARALGVDFAPEALPAAAAVARAEGAEQAWFTRADAVRMPLRDQSADVVVAADITEHLDDATLRGVLGDVRRVLRSGGSLVVYTPENSHIFERLRDAGVMKQDPSHIGVRSAQQLADEVRAAGLAVVDVRWLPSHLPVLNLLERGLARWVPLLRRRIGIVARKS, encoded by the coding sequence ATGAGCGGACGAACCGCGTACGACGTCGCCGGCCACTACGACGCCGGCTACTACCAGGACCTCGCGGCACGCTACCGCACACGCAACCGGTTCGCACGACAGCGTATCGCCAACGTGCTGTCGCTGCTGCCGCCACTGGACGGCCGCGTGCTGGTCGACATCGGGTGCGGCATGGGCACCTTCACGGTGGAAGCGGCACGGCGCGGGGCGCGCGCGCTCGGCGTGGACTTCGCACCGGAAGCACTGCCGGCGGCCGCGGCCGTCGCGCGCGCGGAGGGTGCGGAGCAGGCGTGGTTCACGCGCGCCGACGCCGTGCGCATGCCGCTCCGCGACCAGAGCGCCGACGTGGTCGTTGCGGCCGACATCACCGAGCATCTCGATGATGCGACGCTGCGCGGCGTGCTCGGCGACGTGCGGCGCGTGCTGCGCAGTGGCGGCTCGCTCGTCGTATACACGCCGGAGAACAGTCACATCTTCGAACGACTGCGTGACGCCGGCGTGATGAAGCAGGATCCGTCGCACATCGGTGTGCGCAGCGCACAGCAGCTTGCGGACGAAGTGCGCGCGGCCGGGCTCGCCGTGGTCGACGTGCGCTGGCTCCCGTCGCACCTGCCGGTCCTCAACCTGCTCGAGCGCGGGCTCGCGCGCTGGGTGCCGCTGCTCCGTCGCCGGATCGGAATCGTGGCGCGCAAATCATGA